Below is a genomic region from Ancylomarina subtilis.
AAAAAATTACTAACAGTTTTTATCTTGATGTGTTTCTTTACATCCTGTTCTGATAAGGATGAGAGCCGTTTGGTTGTATCTGAACTGGTCAGCCGTTGGAAGTGGGTGGAATCATCAGGTGGAATTGATGGCAGAACTGAAACACCGGAGTCTACAGGCAAAGAAATTACTTTGATCTTTTCTCTAAATACTTATCAGCAATACGTAAATGACGAACTGGAACTTGAAATGACTTATCATTTGGAGGAAGCTGAGTCTATGATTTTTGGTGAAAAAAGGTTGATGATTGTTTACGAGAATGGACGGAGACAATCTTTTGACCGCTGCGATGGCAAGTTGATCTTATACGATGAGTGTTTTGATTGTTTTACCAGTACCTATATTAGGTTTTAGGTGTTTCATGAACTTAACAAACAAAACAGCCTTATTATATGCTTTCTTTGTATAATCTAAGACGTCTGTACTTAAAAGTTTAGGCGTCTTTTTTATGCCTAAAAATCAAATTCAAATTTCAATTCTTCAGACATCTAAAATTCCATTTTTTAATTTGGAAAATACGTATGTTTGTACTCAAATTTAGATATACAATGAGATATTTTTTGATGTTATTGGCCCTGATTGCGGGTTGTTTATTACCTGTTCAAGCAAGTATAAATGCTAAATTGGGATCTTTTTTGAAAGCCCCTCTTATGGCAGCCCTGGTCAATTTTATGGTGGGTGGTTTTATATTACTGATGGTTATCATTGGAACAAGAACTCCTAATAATATCATGCAGGCTGTAAAAGAAGCACCTGTTTATTCCTGGATTGGCGGTCTGATGGGCTGTATTTACGTAAGTTCTATCATATTTCTGGTTCCCCGATTGGGCGCAGCCCTGAGCTTTGGTTTGATTGTTGCCGGACAGCTGGTCTTTTCTATGATATTAGATCATTATGGCTTATTTGGCGTTCCTGTTCAACCTGTAAACTGGGGGCGTATTCTTGGTATTCTTCTCATATTTGCTGGCATATTTCTGATTCAAAAGTTTTAATTGTATTGGTTCTACTTCAACAAATTTAGATTGATCTATTTATCTTGAAAATAGTCTGTCTAAATTTTTTCGTTTCCAGAATTCAGTTAGGTTTGTTCAAAACTAAAAATTATACAGCGTTTATTCAGGAATATCGATGTCTTATATTTGCCCTATTGGCAGGTGAAATTCTAGTTGAACTTTGGTCGTTTCTTTTTATATTAGTTATATTAAAAGCTTAATCCACTTCTACACGATATGATCTCTAGATTAATCAAACACCTTTCTGAAAGTATTGATAAAGGCCGGTTTACAACTGCTCTGAATACAGTCCTTGTTTTTATTCCCGTTTTTTCAATTATTTTAATTGTGACAACACTTATTTTGAGGACACAAGAAAAGATGGAACTGAAATTGGTCAGGAATGCTGAGGAGAGTATTGTTGATACCAAGTTTAAAAGTGTTGAGTCAGCAATAAATCATGTTATCAATGATTTATTTATCCTTAAATCAGAGACACATATACAGGAATTTTTGGCTGATGCTGAACCTGACATTATAGAGGATTTATCTCAGGATATGCTTAATATCGTTAAGTATAAAAAAATATACGATCAAGTTCGTTTATTGGATGAGAATGGTATGGAGATCATTCGGGTAAACTACAATAAGGGAAATCCGACTATTGTTTCTAAAGAGAATTTGCAAAGTAAAAGCAACCGCTATTATTTTACTGAGGCAATTTGCTTGAGTGAGAATGAGGTTTTTATTTCACCACTTGATTTAAATATTGAGAATAATCAGATAGAACAGCCACTTAAACCCATGATTCGCGTTGCAACTCCTGTTTTTGATCAGGCAGGAGTTAAACGTGGGATTTTGTTATTCAATTTCTTTGGGCAAACAATCTTGGATGCTTTTGATAACTATTCAGATTTAATGGTTAACAACAAGCTAATGTTGTTGAATGCAGAAGGCTACTGGTTGAAAGGGGAATCAGCTCAGAATGAGTGGGGCTTTATGTATGAGGATAGAAAGGATATCAAATTTTCAAATCTGTATAAGGATGCCTGGAATAAGATAATGAGCAAAGAGTCTTTTCAGTTTGAAAATAATGATGGCTTATTTACATTTCAAACCATATATCCCTTAATGGGAGGACTAAAAAACGATAGTTCGGAAAAAACATTTGTGTCCAATGAATCAGACTTGCTTTCAAAAAGCTATTATTGGAAAATTGTTTCTTATGTTCCTTCTGAAATTCTTTATGCCAAGCAAAATAAACGTCGTATCTACGTTGCTTTTTTATTGGTTATAATTTCCGCAAGTCTGTTTTTAATATCATGGAAATTGGCAAAGGTTAAAGCATCCAGAAAAAAGGCTCTGCAGTTACTGAAAGTAAATAACGATACAAAAGATAAGTTTTTTTCTATAGTTGCTCATGATTTAAAAGGTCCTTTTAATGCCTTGTTGGGTTTTAGTGATTTGTTGATGAGTGAAGTAAGAGAAGAAGAAAACTCAAGTATTAATGAGTATAGTACAATAATTCATTCAACTCTGAAGAATACCTATGATTTTCTAATCAATTTATTGGATTGGTCAAGGTCGCAGACAAACGGAATTGAATATGAGCCCGAAGTGTTCTTTTTATCTGACTTAGTCGATGAAATATTTGCCTTACTTAAACTCCAGGCCGATAAAAAGGAGATCCGGATGGAGAACATCGTTTCGGATCAATTAAAGATTGTAGCAGATAAAAATATTTTAAGTGCCGTCATTCGAAATATTGTAACCAATGCTCTAAAATACAGTAATAGTGGAGATGCTGTTAAAGTTTCAGCATCAATTAAAAATCATCGCTTATTCTGCTCAATTTCCGATAATGGTGTTGGAATTGATAATGAAACCATTGATAAACTCTTCCATTTGGATTCTAACAGAAGTACATTAGGAACAGATAATGAAAAAGGGACAGGGCTGGGTTTAATTCTTTGTAGGGAACTTATAGAAAAGCACAATGGTCTAATTGGTGTTGAAAGTGAAATCGGTAAGGGCTCTAACTTTTGGTTTGATATTCCTCAGCCTATTAAATAAGTAGCTCAGTTATTGATCGAAAATGTGTTTTGAAACCACCAACGCCACAAAATCCAACTTAAGGAATAATCCCCCAATATAAGTATGATAGAACTCGAAGGCTTTTGTTTTATAAAATAACGATATATACTGTTTTGTATTGAAATTACAATACAGGCTTGCTGTTGTTGAAATTCATGAGGTTGAGTCTTGTGTGTAACACAAAAAAGAAGAGGATTTAACGGCATTGTATCATATGAATGAAAATTCGTTTATTTTTGTTCTACTAAAAATGAATAATATATGAATATGGAAATAGATTGGTTATTAGATTATAATCCTGTGTTACTGGCATTGGGAGCAACGCTTTTTACCTGGTTTGTAACAGCATTAGGTTCTGCAATGGTTTTCTTTTTCAAATCGATTAATAAGAAAGTCCTAAATTCGATGCTGGGTTTTGCTGCCGGCGTCATGATTGCAGCCAGTTTTTGGTCTTTGCTTAAGCCAGCTATTGAAATGTCTGAAGCTAATGGTACGACATCATGGATGCCTGCAGTGGTCGGATTTTTAGCAGGGGGTGCATTTTTGTTTATGGTGGATAAGATTTTACCCCATTTGCATATGGGTTTATCAACAGATAAAGCAGAGGGGATTAAAACTACCTGGCAAAGAAGTGTATTACTTGTACTTGCCATTACCTTGCATAATATTCCGGAAGGTTTAGCCGTTGGTGTTGCATTTGGAGCGCTAGCCAATAACCCGGATGCGGGTATGCTCGCAGGGGCGATTGTTTTAGCTATAGGAATTGGTTTGCAAAACTTTCCTGAGGGAGCTGCCGTTTCAATTCCTTTGCGACGAGAAGGATTTTCAAGATTAAAAGCCTTTAATTATGGGCAACTTTCGGGTATTGTTGAACCCATTGCAGGTGTTATAGGTGCGTATTTGGTATTGACAATAACGCCTTTGTTGCCTTATGCGCTTTCGTTTGCGGCAGGAGCCATGATTTTTGTAGTTGTTGAGGAATTGATACCTGAATCTCAAACGGGAAATGAGACCGATTTATCTACAATTGGAGCCATGCTTGGTTTTGCAACAATGATGTTTTTAGATGTTGCTTTGGGGTAATCGTTATACGATGTTACTATCTTGACGCTTCATTAAGGAGATATATTCTAAGACCTAATCGAATAAAATACGATTAGGTCTTTTTTTTGCTTTTCATTTTATAGATTGAATAGATTTGTCTATTTTGAAGGATCATTTTGATTATCAGATAATATTGAAACTATGAAAGGCATACAAGATTATTATCCCGATCATTTCGGACAGTGCTATGGTTGTGGACGTTTAAATGAACATGGCTATCAATTGAAAACAGCTTGGGATGGGGATGAAACACTTACTCGATTTACACCAGCGGCCTATCATACTGCAATCCCTGGTTCGGTATATGGTGGTTTGTTGGCATCTTTAATTGACTGTCATGGTACGGGATCAGCTGCCTTAGCTCTTGCAAAAGAGAAAGGTATTCAATTGAAAGATTTTAATGCGCCACGCTGTGTCACCGGATCACTTCAGGTCTCATACAATAAGCCAACGCCTATAGATAGTACGCTTGAGATTCGGGGAATCATTAAGGAAGTGAAAGGGAAAAAAGTGGTGGTTGAAATTCGTTTGTTATCAAAGGGGGAAATTTGTGTGACGGGGGAGGTGATTGCCATTCAGGTACCCGATGATTTTGGAAAATGATTATGTGTATATTCAAAAATAGAGAGGCCTT
It encodes:
- a CDS encoding DMT family transporter; the protein is MRYFLMLLALIAGCLLPVQASINAKLGSFLKAPLMAALVNFMVGGFILLMVIIGTRTPNNIMQAVKEAPVYSWIGGLMGCIYVSSIIFLVPRLGAALSFGLIVAGQLVFSMILDHYGLFGVPVQPVNWGRILGILLIFAGIFLIQKF
- a CDS encoding sensor histidine kinase — its product is MISRLIKHLSESIDKGRFTTALNTVLVFIPVFSIILIVTTLILRTQEKMELKLVRNAEESIVDTKFKSVESAINHVINDLFILKSETHIQEFLADAEPDIIEDLSQDMLNIVKYKKIYDQVRLLDENGMEIIRVNYNKGNPTIVSKENLQSKSNRYYFTEAICLSENEVFISPLDLNIENNQIEQPLKPMIRVATPVFDQAGVKRGILLFNFFGQTILDAFDNYSDLMVNNKLMLLNAEGYWLKGESAQNEWGFMYEDRKDIKFSNLYKDAWNKIMSKESFQFENNDGLFTFQTIYPLMGGLKNDSSEKTFVSNESDLLSKSYYWKIVSYVPSEILYAKQNKRRIYVAFLLVIISASLFLISWKLAKVKASRKKALQLLKVNNDTKDKFFSIVAHDLKGPFNALLGFSDLLMSEVREEENSSINEYSTIIHSTLKNTYDFLINLLDWSRSQTNGIEYEPEVFFLSDLVDEIFALLKLQADKKEIRMENIVSDQLKIVADKNILSAVIRNIVTNALKYSNSGDAVKVSASIKNHRLFCSISDNGVGIDNETIDKLFHLDSNRSTLGTDNEKGTGLGLILCRELIEKHNGLIGVESEIGKGSNFWFDIPQPIK
- a CDS encoding ZIP family metal transporter; the encoded protein is MNMEIDWLLDYNPVLLALGATLFTWFVTALGSAMVFFFKSINKKVLNSMLGFAAGVMIAASFWSLLKPAIEMSEANGTTSWMPAVVGFLAGGAFLFMVDKILPHLHMGLSTDKAEGIKTTWQRSVLLVLAITLHNIPEGLAVGVAFGALANNPDAGMLAGAIVLAIGIGLQNFPEGAAVSIPLRREGFSRLKAFNYGQLSGIVEPIAGVIGAYLVLTITPLLPYALSFAAGAMIFVVVEELIPESQTGNETDLSTIGAMLGFATMMFLDVALG
- a CDS encoding PaaI family thioesterase, with the protein product MKGIQDYYPDHFGQCYGCGRLNEHGYQLKTAWDGDETLTRFTPAAYHTAIPGSVYGGLLASLIDCHGTGSAALALAKEKGIQLKDFNAPRCVTGSLQVSYNKPTPIDSTLEIRGIIKEVKGKKVVVEIRLLSKGEICVTGEVIAIQVPDDFGK